AGGCCAATGACAAATCCGGTCGCCGTGGCCGCGACAAGACCGCCAACAGCGCCCCATCCCCCCAAGCCACCTATGATCTGTCGCCACATCCGCGCCTGGGGGCGGCCACCTCCTGGCGCGGGCAGATGGGCCTGCGCATCGGCCAACACACGGGCCATCAGATCCGGCGAAGGCTCCGGCACGGGCAGGGCCGACATGTCGTCCAGCATCGCTTCGATCCGGTCGGGGCCAGGTGATTTGGAACCTTGGGTCATATCCATCATCCTTCATATCCAAGGGCGGATTCCCGCCCTTTCAATGCGCTGGCCAGGGCACGTTTGGCGCGCGCTGTCAGGCTTTCCACGGCTTCGACGCTGACACCCAACGCCTCGGCAATCTCCGGGTTCGATGCGCCCTCGAAATGGCGCAGGGTCAGGGCCAGCCGCTGTCGTTCGGGCAAGACGGCCATGGCGTCGCGCACCGCAGCATGGCGTGCCGTGTCTTGCAGACGGGCTTCGGCACCCGGTGCCGGATCTTCGGGTTCGGCCACGTCCTCCAGCGGAATGCCCGCGCGCGGCCGCTTGCGCAAGCGGTCCGTGCACAGGTTGGACACAACGCGGAACACCCATGTCGACACCTGCGCCTCGCCGCTGCGCCAATCCGGTGCCATGCGCCACAGACGCAACATGGCCTCTTGCGTCACGTCCTCGGCCTCGGCCCGGTCGCCCAGCATGCGAAAGGCCTGCGCCTGCGCCCGCGGCACCAGCCGCACCGTCAATGCACGTGCCGCCGCCGCATCGCCCCGCGCATAGCGCAGCAGCAATGCGGCGTCATCCTCGTGGGATTGGGCGTCAAATGGCATCGTCATCGTCCCGGAACACTGCCCGGCCCCACCCCAGCAAACAAGGGATGGGGCCAAACGGCTTCAGTTGTCGCGCAACCTGGGACCGCGCTTGCGGAATTCCGCGCGCGCCTGCTCGAACTCTTCTTGCGAAATGCCGCCGCTGTTGTCTGCATCCAGACGGTCAAAGAACCGGGCCGGATCACGGCGGGTGTTCTGCATTTCCTCGACAGACAGCTTGCCATCTTCGTTGGCATCAAGGCGCGACAGGACACGTTCGGCACGCGCCTTGGCACGGTCCGCGCTGCGTGCTTCCAGTTCAGCCAACGACAAAAACCCGTCGCCGTCCGTGTCGGCACCGTCAAAGCGCGCCTGGGCGCTGGCCTGCATTTCCTGCAGGGTCACTTCCCCGCTGCCATCGGCATCCAGGGCCGAAAAGTCGGGACCGCGGTCGCGTGCCATGGCGGACATTGTGGTCAGCCCGATGGCTGCGGCGGCGATGGCGGCGATAAAGGTACTGCGTTGCATGGATCATTCTCCGTTCTTGCCTCTGCGGCAGCAGGATCATCCTGCCACCCTATGCCCCTTCAAACGCCCCCCGGGCCCGGTTCCGTCGAAAAAAGTTTTGGCGGCCGCCCTGACCTGCCCCGGCGAACGCGACATCGGGACGCAAGGACAGATTGCGCCATTCCGTTTCGCCATCCACCCCGGCACAGTTCCACCATTCAGAAAGGCGTATGCCATGCGACCCGAGCAGACCAGCTTTACCAATGCCCCGCAACGGCGCCTGCGGCCCGCGCTTTTGCGTGGGTGGCGGCGCAGATGCCCCCGGTGTGGCAACGGGCACCTGCTCAAAGGGTACCTGAAGCTTGGTGCCACCTGTCCGGTCTGCAAGCTGGACTACACCCACGCGCGGGCAGATGATGGACCTGCCTATCTGACAATCCTGCTGGTTGGGCACCTCATGGCGCCCCTGCTGCACCTGGTCTTTGTCACGTGGCGGCCGGAACCCCTGGTGCTGTTCACGATTTTTGCGGTTGGCTGCGTGGGCCTGTCGCTTTACCTTCTGCCACGGCTCAAGGGGGCCATCGTGGGGTTCCAATGGGCCAGGCAGATGGGCGGCTTCGGCCCCGCCGGGTAGGCAACGCCCCGGCGCGGAAACCGGCCAAGAAGGGGCGACATGACACCTCAGGACAAAACCCAGATCCGCAATGCCGCGACCGTGATCGTGCTGCGCGACCGCTTGACGACACCGCGCATCCTGATGGGCCAGCGCGGGGCCAAGGCGGTGTTCATGCCGAACAAGTTCGTCTTTCCCGGTGGCGCGGTTGACGCGGACGACCACCATATCCCGCTGGCCACGCCGCTGACGGCTCCAAACGACGCGCGTCTTGCCGAAGACGGGGATGCCGCCCTTGTGCCGGCCCTGGCCGCCGCCGCCATTCGCGAGCTGTTCGAGGAAACGGGCCAGGTCCTGGGCGCACCGGGCGCATGGCCGGATGCGCCCGCCGACTGGACGCAGTTTGCGGCCACCGGTCACCGCCCCCACGCCGCCCCCCTTCAGTTCGTCTTTCGGGCGTTGACCCCGCCGGGTCGGCCCCGCCGCTTCGATGCACGGTTTTTCCTGATTGATGCCGATGACCTTGCCTCGGATCCCGACGATTTCTCGCAGGCCTCGGACGAGCTGTCGCATCTGCAATGGGTTGGGCTGGACGATGTGCGCGGCTTCGACATGCCCTTTATCACCGAGGTTGTGCTGGCCGAAATTGCCGCCCGCGTTGCGGACCGGGCACCGCCAGCCAGCGTGCCCTATTTCAGGAACGATGACGAAGAAAGCCTGTTCCTGCGCCTGCGCGGACACAAGATGCCAGACTAGATCACCGTGATCAAAAGCAGGATCGAGGCCAGCAACACAGCCATGCCCAACCCTTCGCGCACCGTGATCTTTTCCTTGAAAATCAAGACACTCACCAGCGCGCTCATCACCAGCTCGACCTGACCGACGGCATTCACGTAGGCCGCGTTTTGCAAGGTGAAGGCGGTGAACCAGCAAAATGATCCGGCCATGGACATCAGCCCCACCCACACCGCGATGCGCCGCGCCGCCCACACCGCAGCCACTTGCCCCGGGTCGCGCCACCGCAACCACACCAGCATGGCAACGGTCTGCATGGCGGTGACAGCCGCCAGTGTCACGCCCGCCCGCGCCAGCGGATCGGACAGTTCAAGGCTGAGCGACGCCCCGCGATAGCACACGCCCGACACGGCAAAGAACAACCCCGCCATCAGCCCCAGCGCGGTTGACCGATTGGCCAGGTCCCGCCATCCCCACCGCACCATGTCCGGCGGCGCCGACAAAAGCAGCACTCCGACAAGGCCCAGGCCAATGGCGGCAAAGCCCATCGGGCTGACCACATCCCCCAACAGGACCCAACCAACCAGCACGGCCTGCATGACCTCGGTTTTCTTGAACGTGATCCCCACCGCGAAATTGCGCGCCTGGAACAGGCGCACGGTCGCGACGGTCGCAAGGATCTGGGCCAGCCCGCCCATGGCGCCATATCCCCAGAACGCCACGCCGAACCGGGGCCAGGCCTGCGCCGTGGCACCCATGTAGATAAGGATCAGAACCGCAACCAGGGGCGACGAATAGAGGAACCGCGCCAACGTGGCGCCTGTCGCGCTCAACGTGCCCAGCGACAACTGGCGCTGCAGCATGAAGCGCAACGTCTGAAACAGGGCCGCAGCCACCGTAATCGGGATCCAGAGGGTCATGGCCCTTAATGGCTGCTCAGTGATCCGGGGACCAGAGCGGATGCGGCACGGGGTCCTTGCCCTTCAGGAAGTGTCGCACGAACACCTCGCGATAGGAGGCATAGCGATAGCCCTCGTTGCAGGTCAGATACCGATCCCGGTTCGCGCGGTAGAGGCCGGGCAAGCGGTACCAGGGCACCCGTGGATGCATGTGATGCACAACGTGGAAGTTGTTGTTCAGAAAGAGAAACGCCAAAACGCCGCGGTCTTCGACAATAACGGTCCGGCCGCGCGCGCGCGCATGGGCCTGATGTTCCAGGAACGTCCGTATCTTCAGGATCGACACAGCCGCATAGCACGCCACAAGGTACAGCCACACAGGCATCGGGCTGGCCCAGACCACCGCCAGCACAAGAACGACACCGGGCACATGCAACAGCCAACCACGCAGCACCTGTCGGTCACCGCGCAGGATCGCGCCTACGTCCTGTCGTACAAAGCTGACCTGCGCCACAATCGGCCCCAGCACCATCCGGCCCGCCAGCGTGTTGTTCACCTGCAAGACAAGGCGCAGGATACCGGGCATCCGCGCCCAGACGGCCGGGTCCACATAGTTGGTTTCGGGATCGTCATAAGGGTCCGTCAGGTTCGCATCCTGATGATGCGCCAGATGCGTGTCCCGAAACCGCAGATAGGGGATGAACAGACCGGGGTTCACGACCACCAGCATCTCGCTTGCGATCCGGGACGGGAACGGGTGGCCGTGCAGCACCTCGTGCGTGATCGACGCGTGCAACGCCAGGACAAGGGCCAACAGGATCACCGCCCAGCCACCGGGCAGCACAAACACCGCAACACCCCACAACACGACACATCCAGACCAAAGCCCCAGCGTGATCCATTCGATCTGCAACGGTCGATCAAAGGGCAAGCGTCGGGAGGACCGGCGGGCGGGCATTGTCAAATCTCCGAGAAATGCAGTGCGGTCACGCTAGCGTGATCAAGGACCGCCGCGAATTCCGAATTGAGTTAACATTCTTGGCAGACGCAGATAAATATCATCATATGTTGGAAATAGTAGACAAACGGCTCCGCGCCGCGCAATTCCGCACCCGACTGGCGCGCGCCATGCGGGACCAGAACATGTCCCAAAGCGCGCTGGCGCGCCTGATCGGGACAGACCGCTCTACCATCAGCCAGGCGCTGAACGACGATGGCGCGCGCCTGCCGGGCGCGCAGGTGGTCGGGGCCTGTGCGCAGGCGCTTGGCATTTCCGCGGACTGGCTGCTAGGCCTGTCGGACCGACCCGAAAGTGCCGCGGCCCTGACCGCCGCCGCCCTCACGCTGACCGAAGCCCCCCGCGCCCTGATCGACGAACGGATCTTCTCGTGGCATCAAGAGGCCGCAGGGTACAAGATCCGCCACGTCCCCGCCGGACTGCCCGACATGCTGAAAACGCAGGACATGCTCGAGTGGGAGTATCGCCCGCATCTGGGCCGCACGACAACACAGGCCATCAACGCCTCGCGGGATCGATTGAACTGGATGCGATCCGCCCAATCCGACTATGAAATCGCCCTGCCGATCTACGAATTGCACAGCTTTGCCACGGGCACAGGCTATTACGCCGATCTGCCGGCGGACATTCGGCACCAGCAACTGGATCAACTGCTTGATCTGTCCAACCAGCTCTACCCAAGGCTGCGGCTCTATCTCTTTGATCAACGCAAACTGTATTCGGCCCCCATCACCCTCTTCGGCCCGTTGCTGGCGGTGATCTATACCGGCGGGCACTACATGGCTTTCCGCGACCGCGAGCGGATCGAAACCCTGTCACTGCATTTCGACACGCTGATCCGTCAGGCCTCGTTCACGGCACGCGATTTCCCGCATCACCTCGACAGCCTGCGCACCCTGGTTGCCTGAGGCGACACGGGCCGTGGCGAAGCGGACGGACGGTCAAGACGGGAACGCGCCGTCAGGCGCTCAATCGGATCACATCCGCCTAGGGGCGCTGCCCCACGGCGCGACCAGCGCCCTCCGGCACCGGCAATCCCGCATGGGCCTGCGCAATGCGCGCCAACGCGTGGACAATCGCGGGTGCAGGCTCGGACGGGCGGCGCGTCTCCAGGCTGACATGAAGCAGGAAATGCTCCCCAGTCGCGAGCAGCCGCGTGCCATCAAACATCTCGTGGAACAGGTGCAGCTTTTTGTCGGCCCCGGCCAGAACGCGCGTGCGCACCTCGATCAGGGTGCCCGCATGCACCTCGTCCACATGCCGGATATGGGTTTCGGCGGTAAAGTAGCTGCCGCCGGTGGCGATGTAATCGGCATCGCAGCCGATCAGCGCCATGAACCGGTCCGACGCATCGCCGAAGGCCTGCAAGTACCGTGCCTCGTTCATGTGGCCGTTGTAATCGGTCCAATCCAGCGGCACCGCGCGCCGCACTGTCAGAATGGGCTGGGTCACGTCATCCAGGGCATCTGCATGCGCGCCCAGAACGGTGCCCTCCCGCAACTGCGCCTCATGTGCGTTCATAACCGCGCCAGCGCCCCAATCGTTGGCCTTCAGGGCCCGCATCATGGCAACAAGATTGTCGTCGCGGGCCTTCAACATCTCGGGGATGGTCATGTGGCCGGATTGCGCGTCAGACTGACCTGCGATCAACTCCACCAGATCATCGGTGAACTCGGGCACATCCATCAACCTGGTCCACGGCCACTTCAGCGCGGGCCCGAACTGCGCCATGAAATGGCGCATCCCCGCCTCGCCGCCCGCGGTGCGATAAGTGTCAAACAACCCCATCTGGGCCCAGCGGATGCCAAAGCCCATGCGAATGGCCTCGTCGATCTCTTCGGTCGTGGCGACCCCGTCCTTGACCAGCCACAGCGCCTCGCGCCAGACCGCCTCAAGGAACCGATCCGCGATATGCGCGTCGATTTCCTTGCGCACGCGCAACGGAAAATGACCCAGCGACCGCAAGATGGCTTCGGCCTTTTCCACCAACGCCGGATCGGTATGCGGCGATGGAACCACTTCGATCAACGGCATCAGATAGACCGGGTTGAATGGGTGACACACCATGATCTGTCCGGGCCGCGCGGCCCCGTCCTGCAACTCGCTGGGTTTGAAACCCGACGTGGACGATCCGATGACCGCATCGTCCGGGCACGCGGCCTGCACCTCCGCCAGCACCTTGTGCTTGATCTCCAGCCGTTCCGGCACGCTTTCCTGTATCCAGGTCACGCCGCTGACCGCCTCCGCCAGATCGGTGTGAAAACTCAGGCATCCTTCGGGGGGCAAGGCCACGTCGGTAAGGCTCGGCAACGCCCGGCGCGCCTGCGCCAGTACCGGCGCCAGCTTGGCCTCTGCGTCGGGGTCAAGGTCAAACACCCGCACATCCCAGCCGTTCAACAGGAACCGCGCGGCCCAACCGCCGCCAATCACGCCACCGCCGATGATGGCCGCCGTTTGTGTCATCTCGTTTGTCCTTCTCTACAGTCCGCCGGTATGGCTCGCGCCCCAAATCGCCGCCACCAGGGCAAAACTCAGCAGGAACACGGCACTTGCGATCATGTGGGGTCGGGTGCTGACCAGCCGCCCGATCAGGCTGCACAGCATCCCGAACAGAAGCGCGGCGATCACCGGGACCGAGACGCCCGCAAACGGCCCCAGGATCGGGGTCAGCACGAACAGACACGTCGCGACAATCAGTGTCCCCGCGATGCCCATCCACCACACGGCGCGGGCCGCAAGATAGGCCGTGCCCCCGGCGACAAGCGGCAATCCCCCAAGGACAAGCATGCCTGCCATCATCCGCCTTGCCCTCGGCAAGATGCACCCAAACGGTGTACGGGCTGTGCACACTCTGTGCACAGGGTGTGCACAGCGGATTTCACTGTTTCGGGGCCCGCTTGGTAAGGCCCAGTTTCTCCCGCACCTCTGCCGGTCCCATGACCCGCGCACCCATGTTGTCGATGATGGTGCACGCCCGTTCGACCAGGTGCCAGTTCTCGGCCAGCACCCCTTTTTCAAGCCACAGATTGTCCTCAAGCCCGACGCGCACATTGCCACCCGCCAGCACCGCCGCCGCGACATAGGCCATCTGGTTGCGCCCAAGGCCAAAGGCCGAAAAGGTCCAGTCCTCCGGCACGTTGTTGACCATCGCCATGAAGGTGTTCAGGTCATCCGGCGCGCCCCACGGCACGCCCATGCACAGCTGCACCAGGGCGGGCGCGTCCAGAACACCATCCTTAACCAGTTGTTTTGCATGCCAAAGATGCCCGGTATCAAAGGCTTCGATCTCTGGCTTCACGCCCAGTTCGGTCATCATCCGGCCCATGGCCGTCAACATGCCGGGCGTATTGGTCATGACGTAATCGGCCTCGGCAAAGTTCATCGTGCCGCAGTCGAGCGTGCAGATTTCCGGCAGGCATGCAGCCACGTGCGCCACCCGTTCGGTCGCGCCGATCATGTCGGTGCCCGCGTCTTTCAAAGGCAATGGCACCTCGGTGTCCCCGAACACCATGTCGCCCCCCATACCCGCGGTCAGGTTCAGGACAACATCGACGTCCGCATCCCGGATACGGTCCGTAACCTCCCGGTAATACTCAAGTTTCCGGCTGGGTGCGCCCGTGTCGGGATCACGGACATGACAATGCACCACCGCCGCTCCCGCCTTGGCTGCGGCAATGGCACTGTCGGCAATCTGCGCGGGCGAGCGGGGCACATGCGGGCTGCGGTCCTGCGTTCCGCCCGATCCGGTCACGGCACAGGTAATGAAAACCTCGCGGTTCATGGTCAACGGCATCGGTGTCCTCCCCGGTTTTGATGGCACTGTGTCATCGCGCCGTGCGCAGTCTTGTCCGAAAACGAAATACGGGGACCAATCCCGTCATTTTTCGCACCATGTGCGGCTGTATTCAGTACGGCATCGGGTGCGCGCGGTGCGCCATGTCCAGATCCGCCATCACCTCATCGCTGAGGGTCAGGTCAGCGGCACCAATGGCCACCTCAAGCTGATCCATGGTCGTTGCACCAAAGATGACCGAGCACATGAAGGGCCGCGTCACGCACCAGGCAAGCGCCATCTGGCTGGGGTCCAATCCGTGCTTGCGCGCCACGGCCAGATAGCCGTCCACCGCCTCGAACGCCCGCTCCGTCTTGCGCCCGCCCAGATCGGGGCTCAGCGACAGGCGTGACCCGGATGGCACGGCACCGCCCTGATACTTTCCGGTCAACAGCCCGGTCGCCAGCGGCGAAAAAGACAGCAGTCCGACATCCTCGTTCAGGCTCAGCTCGGCCATATCCGTGTCGTAGAGACGGCACATGAGCGAATATTCATTCTGAACCGAAGCGACACGTGGCCCGCCCGTCCGGTCGGCGGCAGCCAGCCATTGCGCTGTGCCCCATGCGCTTTCGTTGGACAGGCCGAAGGCACGGATGGTGCCGCGATCCACTTCGCGTTGCAGCGCGCCCAGGCAATCGTCCATGTTCTGGCGCACGGCGGCCGGATCCTGACCCGAGGGATCATAGGTCCAGTTTTGCCGGAACATGTAGCTGCCGCGATTGGGCCAGTGAAACTGATACAGGTCGATGTAATCGGTCTGAAGACGCCTCAGCGACCCTTCGACCGCGCCTGGTATGGTGTCGGCAGAGATATCGGCACCGTCGCGCACATGGCGCATACCGGCCCCGGAGTGTTTGGAGGCAAGGATCATCCTGTCCCGTGCGCCACCGCGTTCGAACCATTTGCCAATGATCTCTTCGGTGCGGCCAATCGTGTCCTTGGCGATCGGGTTGACGGGGTACATTTCGGCCGTGTCGACAAAGTCGATGCCGACCTCAAGCGCGCGGTCAATCTGGGCGTGACCTTCCTCTGTTGTGTTCTGTGTGCCCCAGGTCATCGACCCCAGGCACAGCGTTGACACCTCGATCCCGGTGCGGCCCAATGCGCGTCTTTCCATCCCGTGCCCTCCTGTCTTGGCGGCGCCGACCCTAACGGCGCTTTGCCGGGGGACAAGCCCAAAAAGCGGGGCGGCCCTTTCCAGTTCAGGATTGAGAACAAAATAAGAACATGTATACTCTGTCCCATGCCGCTCCCTGTTTCTCTTGCCCATCGGACCCGGACCCGCGAAACGCCTTGCCTGCCCCTTCTGCCCGACGGCGCACATCAGGGGTTGGGGCACGGACTGGCATTGGGCCGGGTGCACGAAGCCTGCGGGCCTGCCCGGCACCGCTTTGCCCTGTGGCTTGTGGCGCAGACCCGGGGGCCGGTCATCTGGATTACCCCGGATTGGGGCATCGAAACGCTGAACCCGTGCGGGCTCATGCCATTTGTCGACCCTGCCCGCCTGATCCTGGTGCATGCCAAGCGTCCCGATGATGTGTTGTGGAGTATGGAGGAAGTGTTGCGGTTCGGCACGGCCCCTTTAGCCATCGGTGATTTGCCGGGGCTGCCGGGGCTGACCCCGGTGCGGCGTATGCATCTGGCAGCGGAAAACGGGGGGGCGGGCAAGGGCAACGCACCTCTTGGCCTCTTGCTGACCCCTGGCATGGGCGGCGCGCAAGGGGTCGAAAGCCGCTGGCATCTGGCCCCCGATCACAGGGGCAGTCCCGGGCGCTGGCGGATGACACGGCTGCGGGCCCGCACGGCGCCCGAACAGGCCTGGGAAGTCACGCGGCACCCCGATCAGCCCCTGCCCCGCATCTCCGCTTCGATCAAGGCTGCGTGACATCCGACTAAATGCCGGGCGCGCGTGTTACCTATTCAACATGCTCGCGAAGAGGAGACCGACATGAACCGTCGTCACATGATGCTGGGTGCCCTCGCGGCCCTTGCCCCCATCAGCCCCGGCATCAGCTGGGCCGCGCCGACCCCCTACCGCCTGGCAACGGGCGGGGCGACCATCACGTATACCTTCATGCTGAACGGTGCGCCGGTCAAAGGCACGGTGCCGGTCAACCAGGCGGATCTCAGCATTGATCCCGGCAACCTGTCAGCATCGACCGCACTGGTCAGCGCGGATGTGCGCCGCGCCCGCACCGGGTTGATCTTTGCCACCGAAGCGCTGAAATCCGCTTCGGTGCTGGATGCCAAAACGCACCCCACCGCGCGGTTCAGATCAACACGCGTGACGCTTGGGCCCGGGGGCCGTATCTCGGACGGGGCCACGCTGGAAGGCGATCTGACGCTGCGTGGCGTGACCCGCCGCGTCAGGTTCGACGCCGGCCTGTTTCGCACCCGCGGCAGCAGCACGGATGACTTCAGCGCATTGACGGTCATGCTCAAGGGGCGGGTAAATCGCCGCGATTTCGGCGCCACGGGCTATGCCGATCTTGTCGAAGATACGGTCGGGATCGACATCGTCGCAGAAATCAGGGCAGCAGGCTGAAAACGACGCGCGCGCGTCGAATCCCCACTAGGCACTGACCGCAGACTGCGCCACAACGGGCGGGCCATGCGTATGCTCATTTCCTTCGCGGCCCTGTTTCTCTCGGTCATCCTGTTGCAACTCAGTTCGGGCGCGCTTGGTCCTCTGGATGCGTTGTCCGGCCTTGCCCTCGACTTTACGCGGCAAGAGATTGGCCTGCTTGGGTCCGCGCATTTTCTGGGGTTTTTCATCGGATGCTGGTGTGCACCGCGCCTGATGGGCAGCGTCGGCCACAGCCGCGCCTTTGCCGCGTTCACCGCAACCGGCGCCATCGGACTGATCGCACATATGATGATTGTCGATCCCGTCGCATGGGCCGTGATGCGGATCGCATCCGGCATGTGCGTTGCCGGGTGCTACACGGTGATCGAGGCGTGGTTGCAGGCCAAGGTCACCAATGAAACCCGCGGACGGACGATGGCGGTCTACCGTGTGATGGACATGGGCGCATCACTGGCCGCGCAGTTGGTCATCGGCGTGCTCGAACCGGCCAGCTATGTCAGCTACAAC
The DNA window shown above is from uncultured Tateyamaria sp. and carries:
- a CDS encoding carnitine 3-dehydrogenase, with protein sequence MTQTAAIIGGGVIGGGWAARFLLNGWDVRVFDLDPDAEAKLAPVLAQARRALPSLTDVALPPEGCLSFHTDLAEAVSGVTWIQESVPERLEIKHKVLAEVQAACPDDAVIGSSTSGFKPSELQDGAARPGQIMVCHPFNPVYLMPLIEVVPSPHTDPALVEKAEAILRSLGHFPLRVRKEIDAHIADRFLEAVWREALWLVKDGVATTEEIDEAIRMGFGIRWAQMGLFDTYRTAGGEAGMRHFMAQFGPALKWPWTRLMDVPEFTDDLVELIAGQSDAQSGHMTIPEMLKARDDNLVAMMRALKANDWGAGAVMNAHEAQLREGTVLGAHADALDDVTQPILTVRRAVPLDWTDYNGHMNEARYLQAFGDASDRFMALIGCDADYIATGGSYFTAETHIRHVDEVHAGTLIEVRTRVLAGADKKLHLFHEMFDGTRLLATGEHFLLHVSLETRRPSEPAPAIVHALARIAQAHAGLPVPEGAGRAVGQRP
- a CDS encoding NUDIX hydrolase, yielding MTPQDKTQIRNAATVIVLRDRLTTPRILMGQRGAKAVFMPNKFVFPGGAVDADDHHIPLATPLTAPNDARLAEDGDAALVPALAAAAIRELFEETGQVLGAPGAWPDAPADWTQFAATGHRPHAAPLQFVFRALTPPGRPRRFDARFFLIDADDLASDPDDFSQASDELSHLQWVGLDDVRGFDMPFITEVVLAEIAARVADRAPPASVPYFRNDDEESLFLRLRGHKMPD
- a CDS encoding EF-hand domain-containing protein, whose amino-acid sequence is MQRSTFIAAIAAAAIGLTTMSAMARDRGPDFSALDADGSGEVTLQEMQASAQARFDGADTDGDGFLSLAELEARSADRAKARAERVLSRLDANEDGKLSVEEMQNTRRDPARFFDRLDADNSGGISQEEFEQARAEFRKRGPRLRDN
- a CDS encoding fatty acid desaturase, whose protein sequence is MPFDRPLQIEWITLGLWSGCVVLWGVAVFVLPGGWAVILLALVLALHASITHEVLHGHPFPSRIASEMLVVVNPGLFIPYLRFRDTHLAHHQDANLTDPYDDPETNYVDPAVWARMPGILRLVLQVNNTLAGRMVLGPIVAQVSFVRQDVGAILRGDRQVLRGWLLHVPGVVLVLAVVWASPMPVWLYLVACYAAVSILKIRTFLEHQAHARARGRTVIVEDRGVLAFLFLNNNFHVVHHMHPRVPWYRLPGLYRANRDRYLTCNEGYRYASYREVFVRHFLKGKDPVPHPLWSPDH
- a CDS encoding aldo/keto reductase, with protein sequence MERRALGRTGIEVSTLCLGSMTWGTQNTTEEGHAQIDRALEVGIDFVDTAEMYPVNPIAKDTIGRTEEIIGKWFERGGARDRMILASKHSGAGMRHVRDGADISADTIPGAVEGSLRRLQTDYIDLYQFHWPNRGSYMFRQNWTYDPSGQDPAAVRQNMDDCLGALQREVDRGTIRAFGLSNESAWGTAQWLAAADRTGGPRVASVQNEYSLMCRLYDTDMAELSLNEDVGLLSFSPLATGLLTGKYQGGAVPSGSRLSLSPDLGGRKTERAFEAVDGYLAVARKHGLDPSQMALAWCVTRPFMCSVIFGATTMDQLEVAIGAADLTLSDEVMADLDMAHRAHPMPY
- a CDS encoding DMT family transporter, whose product is MTLWIPITVAAALFQTLRFMLQRQLSLGTLSATGATLARFLYSSPLVAVLILIYMGATAQAWPRFGVAFWGYGAMGGLAQILATVATVRLFQARNFAVGITFKKTEVMQAVLVGWVLLGDVVSPMGFAAIGLGLVGVLLLSAPPDMVRWGWRDLANRSTALGLMAGLFFAVSGVCYRGASLSLELSDPLARAGVTLAAVTAMQTVAMLVWLRWRDPGQVAAVWAARRIAVWVGLMSMAGSFCWFTAFTLQNAAYVNAVGQVELVMSALVSVLIFKEKITVREGLGMAVLLASILLLITVI
- a CDS encoding YceI family protein; translation: MNRRHMMLGALAALAPISPGISWAAPTPYRLATGGATITYTFMLNGAPVKGTVPVNQADLSIDPGNLSASTALVSADVRRARTGLIFATEALKSASVLDAKTHPTARFRSTRVTLGPGGRISDGATLEGDLTLRGVTRRVRFDAGLFRTRGSSTDDFSALTVMLKGRVNRRDFGATGYADLVEDTVGIDIVAEIRAAG
- a CDS encoding helix-turn-helix transcriptional regulator; this translates as MLEIVDKRLRAAQFRTRLARAMRDQNMSQSALARLIGTDRSTISQALNDDGARLPGAQVVGACAQALGISADWLLGLSDRPESAAALTAAALTLTEAPRALIDERIFSWHQEAAGYKIRHVPAGLPDMLKTQDMLEWEYRPHLGRTTTQAINASRDRLNWMRSAQSDYEIALPIYELHSFATGTGYYADLPADIRHQQLDQLLDLSNQLYPRLRLYLFDQRKLYSAPITLFGPLLAVIYTGGHYMAFRDRERIETLSLHFDTLIRQASFTARDFPHHLDSLRTLVA
- a CDS encoding 3-keto-5-aminohexanoate cleavage protein, with the translated sequence MPLTMNREVFITCAVTGSGGTQDRSPHVPRSPAQIADSAIAAAKAGAAVVHCHVRDPDTGAPSRKLEYYREVTDRIRDADVDVVLNLTAGMGGDMVFGDTEVPLPLKDAGTDMIGATERVAHVAACLPEICTLDCGTMNFAEADYVMTNTPGMLTAMGRMMTELGVKPEIEAFDTGHLWHAKQLVKDGVLDAPALVQLCMGVPWGAPDDLNTFMAMVNNVPEDWTFSAFGLGRNQMAYVAAAVLAGGNVRVGLEDNLWLEKGVLAENWHLVERACTIIDNMGARVMGPAEVREKLGLTKRAPKQ
- a CDS encoding DUF983 domain-containing protein, with product MRPEQTSFTNAPQRRLRPALLRGWRRRCPRCGNGHLLKGYLKLGATCPVCKLDYTHARADDGPAYLTILLVGHLMAPLLHLVFVTWRPEPLVLFTIFAVGCVGLSLYLLPRLKGAIVGFQWARQMGGFGPAG
- a CDS encoding RNA polymerase sigma factor; its protein translation is MTMPFDAQSHEDDAALLLRYARGDAAAARALTVRLVPRAQAQAFRMLGDRAEAEDVTQEAMLRLWRMAPDWRSGEAQVSTWVFRVVSNLCTDRLRKRPRAGIPLEDVAEPEDPAPGAEARLQDTARHAAVRDAMAVLPERQRLALTLRHFEGASNPEIAEALGVSVEAVESLTARAKRALASALKGRESALGYEG